The Agromyces mariniharenae genome includes a window with the following:
- a CDS encoding phosphoglyceromutase — protein MPHTLVLLRHGNSEWNQKNLFTGWVDVRLSDIGTEEANRAGELLVEQGVLPDVQHTSVLTRAIQTANIALDVADRAWIPVRRSWRLNERHYGALQGLDKAETLEKYGPEQFQLWRRSFDVPPPPLPDDAEWSQVGDPRYAELSDDELPRTECLKDVIARMLPYWETDIIPDLAAGKVVLVTAHGNSLRALVKHLDGISDEDIAELNIPTGIPLVYELGDDFMPLAPGRYLDPEAAAAGAAAVAAQGKK, from the coding sequence ATGCCTCACACGCTCGTGCTGCTGCGCCACGGCAACAGCGAATGGAACCAGAAGAACCTGTTCACCGGCTGGGTCGACGTGCGGCTCAGCGACATCGGCACCGAGGAGGCGAACCGCGCCGGCGAGCTCCTCGTCGAGCAGGGCGTGCTGCCCGACGTGCAGCACACCTCGGTGCTCACGCGCGCGATCCAGACCGCGAACATCGCGCTCGACGTCGCCGACCGGGCGTGGATCCCCGTGCGCCGGTCGTGGCGGCTCAACGAGCGCCACTACGGCGCGCTGCAGGGCCTCGACAAGGCCGAGACGCTCGAGAAGTACGGGCCTGAGCAGTTCCAGCTCTGGCGTCGCTCGTTCGACGTGCCGCCGCCCCCGCTCCCCGACGACGCCGAGTGGTCGCAGGTCGGCGATCCCCGATACGCCGAGCTCTCCGACGACGAACTGCCTCGCACCGAGTGCCTGAAGGACGTCATCGCGCGCATGCTGCCGTACTGGGAGACCGACATCATCCCCGACCTCGCCGCCGGCAAGGTCGTGCTCGTCACCGCGCACGGCAACTCGCTGCGCGCGCTCGTGAAGCACCTCGACGGCATCTCCGACGAGGACATCGCCGAGCTCAACATCCCCACCGGCATCCCGCTCGTCTACGAGCTGGGCGACGACTTCATGCCGCTCGCTCCCGGACGCTACCTCGACCCCGAGGCGGCCGCCGCCGGTGCGGCCGCGGTCGCCGCGCAGGGCAAGAAGTAA